The following proteins come from a genomic window of Schistocerca cancellata isolate TAMUIC-IGC-003103 unplaced genomic scaffold, iqSchCanc2.1 HiC_scaffold_804, whole genome shotgun sequence:
- the LOC126143472 gene encoding uncharacterized protein LOC126143472 produces the protein MAALLAKAALLAKAAHLEKAALLADAALPAEAALLAKAPLLAKAALPAKAALPAKADLLVKAALLAKAALLAKVALLRRAALLVKAALFAKAYLVAKAALLAKAALRAKAPPLVKAALPAKAALIAKAALLAKVALLAKAALFAKAPPLAKAALPAKADLIAKAALLAKAALLAKAALLAKAALLAKAALIGRDHSFKGSTP, from the coding sequence atggcagcgctccttgcaaaggcagcactccttgcgaaggcagcacaccttgagaaggcagcactccttgcggatgcagcactccctgcggaggcagcactccttgcgaaggcaccactccttgcgaaggcagcactccctgcaaaggcagcactccctgcgaaggcagacctccttgtgaaagcagcactcctagcgaaggcagcactccttgcgaaggtagctctccttagaagggcagcactcctggtgaaggcagcactctttgcgaaggcatatctcgttgcgaaggcagcactccttgcaaaggcagcactccgtgcgaaggcaccaccccttgtgaaggcagcactcccagcaaaggcagccctcattgcgaaggcagcactccttgcgaaggtagcactccttgcgaaggcagcactctttgcgaaggcaccaccccttgcgaaggcagcactccctgcaaaggcagatctcattgcgaaggcagcactccttgcgaaggcagcactccttgcgaaggcagcactccttgcgaaggcagcactccttgcgaaggcagcactcattggaagggaccactcgttcaaaggcagtactccctga